A genomic window from Nicotiana sylvestris chromosome 11, ASM39365v2, whole genome shotgun sequence includes:
- the LOC138881890 gene encoding uncharacterized protein produces the protein MVENHKQWNEKLPFALLGYRTTVCISTGATPYMLVYGTEAVIPAEVEISSLRIIHETELSDAEWIRSRYEQLALIDGKRVNAVCHGQFYQTRMSRAFNKKVKPRQFAPGQLVLKKIFPHQDETKEKFSPNWQGPYMVHRVLTGGVLILAKMDGETWPKPINSDIVKRYYA, from the coding sequence atggtagaaaatcacaagcaATGGaacgagaagctaccttttgctttattgggataccgcactacagtttgcatatcaactggggcaactccttacatgttggtttatggtaccgaggctgtcatcccagccgaggtagaaatttcttctttaagaatcatacatgaAACTGAACTCAGCGacgcagagtggataaggagtcgctatgaacaattggcccttatcgatggaaaaagGGTGAACGCAGTGTGTCACGGTCAATTTTATCAGactagaatgtctagagctttcaacaaaaaggtcaaaccaaggcaatttgcaccaggtcagttggtgctgaagaagatcttcccacatcaagatgaaaccaaagagaaattctctcccaactggcaaggtccgtacatggttcacagagtGCTGACAGGAGGAGtactcatacttgcaaaaatggatggagaaacttggccaaaaccaatcaattcagacatagtcaaaagatactatgcttag